The following coding sequences lie in one Bacillus thermozeamaize genomic window:
- a CDS encoding iron ABC transporter permease yields the protein MEAVKPQAEHRRAARAAVVLSALAVLIVVMFVISMNTGYIRLAPLDVVKTLVGAGTEKQELILFEFRLPRIVIAVLVGAGLAVSGCILQGLSRNALADPGILGINAGAGLMVILFISFYPVNEAAPVFFLPFCALLGAGLTAALIYVLAFNKHEGLQPTRLTLTGVAVAAGISAAMIVLSIKLDPDRYQFVATWLAGSIWGTDWKFVLALLPWLLVLLPFVFYKAGVLNVLNLGDHVATGLGAPIEKERFGLLAAAVGLAASCVAVSGGIGFVGLIAPHLARRLVGPKHQYLLPASALTGGLLMIVADTVGRSLLQPSEIPTGIVVAVIGAPYFLYLLAKTKA from the coding sequence ATGGAGGCAGTCAAGCCGCAAGCGGAACACCGGAGAGCTGCTCGCGCTGCCGTTGTATTGTCCGCTTTGGCCGTCCTCATTGTCGTCATGTTTGTGATCAGCATGAACACCGGGTATATCCGCCTGGCGCCGCTGGATGTGGTGAAGACGTTGGTCGGAGCCGGAACTGAGAAGCAGGAACTTATTTTGTTCGAATTCCGGCTGCCGCGCATTGTGATCGCCGTGCTGGTCGGAGCCGGCCTGGCCGTTTCGGGATGTATCCTGCAGGGACTTTCCCGCAACGCGCTTGCCGATCCGGGCATTCTCGGCATCAACGCCGGTGCGGGGTTGATGGTCATTTTGTTCATTTCCTTTTATCCCGTGAATGAGGCTGCACCGGTATTTTTCCTGCCTTTTTGCGCTTTGCTCGGTGCGGGGTTGACCGCGGCGCTCATTTACGTGCTTGCTTTCAACAAACATGAAGGCCTTCAGCCGACCCGTCTGACTTTGACAGGGGTCGCCGTAGCGGCCGGCATCAGCGCGGCCATGATCGTTTTGTCGATTAAACTGGATCCAGACCGCTATCAATTTGTGGCCACTTGGCTGGCGGGGAGCATCTGGGGGACGGATTGGAAGTTTGTGTTGGCTTTGCTTCCGTGGTTGCTGGTGCTGCTTCCCTTTGTCTTTTACAAAGCGGGGGTGCTGAATGTGTTGAACTTGGGAGACCATGTCGCCACGGGGCTTGGCGCTCCCATTGAAAAAGAACGTTTCGGCCTGCTTGCCGCGGCTGTCGGTTTGGCCGCCTCTTGCGTCGCCGTCAGCGGCGGAATTGGCTTTGTCGGGTTGATTGCCCCTCACCTCGCCCGGCGGTTGGTCGGGCCGAAACATCAATATTTGCTTCCCGCGTCCGCGCTGACGGGCGGGTTGTTGATGATTGTCGCAGACACGGTGGGGCGTTCGCTTTTGCAACCTTCGGAAATCCCTACCGGCATTGTGGTGGCGGTCATCGGTGCGCCGTATTTCTTATATTTGCTGGCAAAAACGAAAGCGTGA
- the fecE gene encoding iron-dicitrate transporter ATP-binding subunit (Part of the FecBCDE citrate-dependent iron (III) transport system) yields the protein MERLHTQQLDIGYGEALIVKNLNLSIPTGKITALVGANGSGKSTILKTMARIMKPRAGVVLLDGKAIHGQSTKEVAKQLAILPQNPIAPEGLTVSELVGYGRFPHQKGFGSLTRDDREVIRWAIHVTGLEAFSDRPVDQLSGGQRQRAWIAMALAQQTDILFLDEPTTYLDMAHQLEILQLLQKLNRDEGRTIVMVVHDLNHASRYAHHMVAIKSGMVVSEGSPHQVMTKDMLREVFGIEADILTDPRTGVPLCIPYELASSRENQQTTQANPASSSFTGERLPVTAGKP from the coding sequence ATGGAGCGTCTGCATACGCAACAACTCGATATCGGATATGGGGAAGCATTAATCGTGAAAAATCTGAATCTGAGCATACCGACAGGAAAAATTACGGCTCTCGTCGGCGCGAACGGTTCCGGCAAGTCCACGATTTTGAAGACCATGGCCCGGATTATGAAGCCGAGAGCGGGTGTTGTTTTGTTGGATGGAAAGGCCATTCATGGCCAGTCCACGAAGGAAGTCGCCAAGCAATTGGCGATTTTGCCGCAAAATCCGATCGCACCCGAAGGACTGACGGTTTCCGAACTCGTCGGATATGGAAGGTTTCCCCACCAAAAAGGCTTTGGCAGTTTGACCCGAGATGATCGAGAAGTTATCCGCTGGGCCATCCATGTGACGGGATTGGAAGCTTTTTCCGATCGTCCGGTCGATCAACTGTCCGGAGGGCAACGGCAACGTGCCTGGATCGCGATGGCCCTTGCCCAGCAGACCGATATTTTGTTTTTGGATGAACCGACCACCTACCTGGACATGGCTCATCAATTGGAAATCTTACAATTGCTGCAGAAATTGAACCGGGATGAAGGGCGAACGATTGTCATGGTCGTCCACGATTTGAACCATGCGTCTCGTTATGCCCATCATATGGTGGCGATCAAATCGGGCATGGTGGTCAGTGAAGGATCGCCGCATCAAGTCATGACAAAAGACATGCTGCGTGAGGTGTTTGGCATCGAGGCGGATATCCTGACCGATCCGAGAACGGGCGTGCCGCTGTGTATACCGTATGAGCTTGCTTCTTCACGGGAAAATCAGCAAACGACGCAGGCAAATCCGGCATCGTCATCGTTCACCGGCGAGAGATTGCCGGTTACCGCTGGAAAGCCATGA
- a CDS encoding acetophenone carboxylase produces the protein MTEQFTERITEYLDIDLEKEVWCCNRCGHVLAPARQNYKTGLLVYERDPREIHRPMLNEKEYHYTYAPDPNWCRLLEYYCPGCGTLVETEYLVPGHPITHDIELDIEWFKRRAKENRAREETEG, from the coding sequence ATGACCGAACAGTTCACTGAGCGGATTACGGAATATCTTGACATCGATTTGGAAAAGGAGGTGTGGTGCTGCAACAGATGTGGACATGTCTTGGCACCTGCGCGTCAGAACTATAAAACCGGTCTTTTGGTATACGAACGCGATCCTCGTGAGATTCATCGGCCGATGCTGAACGAGAAAGAGTATCATTACACTTATGCTCCAGACCCCAACTGGTGTCGCTTGTTGGAGTATTACTGCCCTGGCTGCGGGACCTTGGTTGAAACTGAATATTTGGTGCCAGGACATCCCATTACGCATGACATAGAGCTGGATATTGAGTGGTTTAAGCGGCGAGCAAAAGAGAACAGAGCAAGGGAGGAAACAGAGGGATGA
- a CDS encoding hydantoinase, with protein MKRISVDIGGTFTDCFIVWDEQLVEAKAPTTHYNLAQGFMNALRNGAEQLAISVEEILAQVESVRYGTTLGTNALIERTGPRLGLITTAGFEDATIIGRSRQYADGLTPLEQANVSGADRPRPLIPRENIVGIRERVDYKGEVLIPADPVDIRRQVQVLVDRGVRGFVVVLLNAVMNPAHEDLVEEIILEEYPTSYLGSFPVLCSHDISLKKGEYTRSMSTIIDAYLQRQMQYGLRSLEMTLRHHGYRRPLEVVHNTGGLSQLSRTHALQTIHAGPVAGLSGAEQIARELEVENIITTDMGGTSFDIGIVAGGGIKFYEFAPVIDRWRVDIPMMFITAIGAGGGSIAKYDSTHQSVEVGPESAGSDPGPACYDMGGREPTITDADLLLGYLNPDYYNMGRIRLNQRRAVTAMRDRLARYLDASVEDAAVAVREVADNKMAQAIFKEVALRGYDPRKFTILAYGGNGPTHACGYAEGLEISRILVPANSAVFSAVGGGNLDQLHIYERTVYIFLYHPNVGTLYDNYEELNGIIAELQDRGTRDILRLGYKPEDIHYRVEFDMRYGNQLQLTTLISPYQRFDKPQQILDVIKRYHTSYGERFGEGTQTPQAGISINNIRVVSYVPLRKVSFRGSRVGVSGSAKTIDKALKGSRRCWFPKQGFSETPIYDFEILPVGEQIRGHAVVEAPHTTFVVYPGWTLRLLENGFVEMVRM; from the coding sequence ATGAAGCGGATTAGTGTCGACATCGGCGGCACCTTTACGGATTGTTTCATCGTCTGGGATGAACAGTTGGTGGAAGCCAAGGCACCCACCACTCATTACAATCTGGCCCAGGGATTTATGAACGCCCTTCGTAACGGTGCTGAACAGTTGGCAATATCTGTCGAGGAGATACTGGCGCAGGTGGAATCTGTCAGGTATGGAACCACCTTAGGTACGAACGCGCTCATTGAGCGCACGGGACCACGCCTTGGATTGATTACCACGGCTGGTTTCGAAGACGCTACGATCATTGGCCGCTCACGCCAGTATGCTGATGGGTTGACGCCGTTAGAGCAGGCTAACGTTTCCGGTGCAGATCGCCCGCGGCCGCTCATTCCGCGCGAGAATATCGTGGGCATACGGGAACGGGTGGATTATAAGGGTGAGGTGTTGATTCCAGCCGATCCAGTTGACATCCGGCGTCAGGTTCAGGTTTTAGTGGATCGTGGGGTGCGGGGATTTGTTGTCGTACTCCTTAATGCGGTGATGAACCCGGCGCACGAAGACTTAGTGGAAGAAATTATCCTGGAAGAGTATCCAACCTCGTACCTCGGATCATTTCCTGTCCTTTGCTCTCATGATATTTCGTTGAAAAAAGGCGAGTACACGCGCAGCATGTCGACGATTATCGATGCTTATTTGCAGCGCCAGATGCAGTATGGCTTGCGCAGCTTGGAAATGACTTTACGCCATCACGGGTACCGACGGCCCTTGGAGGTGGTGCACAATACTGGTGGTCTGTCTCAGCTCAGCCGGACCCATGCGCTCCAGACCATTCATGCGGGGCCAGTGGCTGGATTATCTGGGGCGGAGCAGATCGCCCGCGAGCTTGAGGTGGAAAATATCATCACTACCGATATGGGAGGCACCAGTTTTGATATCGGTATCGTGGCCGGTGGCGGGATCAAATTTTACGAATTTGCTCCAGTAATTGACCGCTGGCGCGTTGATATTCCGATGATGTTCATTACCGCGATCGGTGCTGGAGGTGGCTCCATTGCAAAATATGACTCGACCCACCAGAGCGTTGAGGTAGGTCCCGAAAGTGCAGGGAGTGACCCTGGGCCTGCGTGTTATGACATGGGTGGACGGGAACCGACGATCACGGATGCTGATCTGCTCCTCGGCTATCTCAATCCGGATTATTACAATATGGGTCGAATTCGCTTGAATCAGCGGCGTGCCGTGACAGCGATGCGTGATCGTCTGGCGCGTTACTTAGATGCAAGTGTTGAGGATGCTGCAGTGGCCGTGCGGGAAGTAGCCGATAACAAGATGGCTCAGGCTATCTTTAAGGAGGTGGCGCTCAGGGGGTACGATCCGCGTAAGTTTACCATACTGGCTTATGGTGGAAACGGCCCTACACATGCTTGTGGTTATGCTGAAGGGTTGGAAATTTCGCGCATCCTGGTGCCTGCTAACAGCGCTGTGTTCTCTGCGGTCGGAGGAGGCAACCTTGACCAGCTCCACATTTACGAACGAACAGTTTATATTTTCCTGTACCACCCCAACGTTGGGACCCTCTATGACAACTACGAAGAACTCAATGGCATTATCGCTGAACTGCAGGATCGTGGCACGCGGGATATTTTGCGGCTCGGCTACAAACCGGAGGATATCCACTACCGGGTTGAGTTTGATATGCGTTATGGGAATCAATTACAGTTAACAACGTTGATCAGCCCGTACCAGAGGTTTGACAAACCGCAACAAATTCTCGATGTGATTAAACGTTACCATACTTCGTACGGGGAGCGGTTTGGCGAGGGAACCCAAACACCACAAGCGGGCATCAGCATCAACAACATCCGTGTAGTTTCATATGTCCCTTTGCGAAAAGTGAGTTTCCGAGGCAGCAGGGTTGGTGTAAGTGGTTCGGCCAAGACAATCGATAAAGCGCTGAAGGGTTCCCGTCGTTGTTGGTTTCCCAAACAGGGATTTTCGGAAACACCGATCTACGATTTCGAAATTTTACCTGTAGGTGAACAAATTCGAGGGCATGCTGTGGTCGAAGCGCCGCACACAACTTTTGTAGTGTATCCTGGCTGGACGCTTCGGTTGCTGGAAAACGGCTTTGTAGAAATGGTTAGAATGTGA
- a CDS encoding acetone carboxylase subunit alpha, whose translation MTLDVRKDDPKVEAEVQEFLRSQVLFRGPDPEIMRHHGLAPLTEMERQAMSRVTDRLTKTVIRNRLQMIANEANEMLSHIASAPGAKWGDLICGVFTAAGDLAIASSNGVLIFAALAQHPIKYILKYWKDEPSVGIRDGDIFMHNDARYGNVHNTDQGCLTPIFYEGKLVAWAGSIIHEGENGAREPGGMPSAAESPYDEGLKISPVKVGENFQFREDLVTYFQNSVRDPKLQLEDMKAKLAACLRIRKRVLEIIEEYGLDAFLVTMRETLEYTADEVRRRLAALPDGKTRVVLFADGTLRENVIAKINCTVEKRGQELIIDFRGSAPQFLNRATNTVLASLKGMIAQVFLNYMWPDLPRNQAVLVPVTFLTDEGSIVDCTPEAPNAQSMMSFFPAFTAVDHCLQKLLFNNLMNGNPAKASDVHASWWNMISGFIYGGYTQHGFYVGNITTDINGMSGGARWNRDGEPSLNPIFAAYVDLGETELLEDELPFVCLSYRRLMADNHGFGKYRGGSGYMQIVTHKDTPLWGWMNTTIGSKFPTVLGLFGGYAAPTQPLCKVRGVNVLELLRNDPALTAYDIVEIMNEKPFPGQYSTHHTGLQLEIVQPGEMYMQAQGGGGGYGDVLERDPDLVMADLQQGRISHWVAQNIYKVAYDPETLVVDREETERLRSEERQARLRRGVPFHEFVAKWLRSEPPRELPYYGSWERDDVVYGGNPDVKMPTDSLQGIFMP comes from the coding sequence ATGACGCTCGATGTGCGAAAGGACGATCCGAAAGTCGAGGCGGAAGTCCAGGAATTTTTGCGCTCTCAGGTGCTCTTCCGAGGCCCTGATCCGGAAATCATGCGCCATCATGGACTGGCTCCTCTGACGGAGATGGAACGTCAAGCAATGTCACGCGTCACGGATCGCCTGACCAAAACCGTAATTCGCAACCGTTTGCAAATGATTGCAAACGAAGCAAATGAAATGCTCTCACACATCGCTTCAGCCCCCGGCGCTAAATGGGGAGATTTGATCTGCGGTGTATTTACTGCTGCAGGTGACCTTGCGATAGCTTCCTCCAACGGTGTGCTGATATTTGCAGCGCTGGCCCAGCATCCGATCAAGTACATTCTCAAATACTGGAAAGACGAACCTAGTGTTGGCATCCGCGACGGAGACATCTTTATGCACAATGATGCCCGCTACGGCAATGTTCACAATACCGACCAGGGCTGTTTGACACCGATCTTCTATGAGGGGAAGCTCGTAGCTTGGGCGGGTTCGATAATCCACGAAGGTGAGAACGGTGCGCGTGAACCAGGAGGTATGCCCTCTGCCGCGGAAAGTCCCTATGATGAGGGGCTGAAGATCAGTCCTGTTAAGGTTGGCGAGAACTTTCAGTTTCGCGAAGATTTGGTAACCTACTTCCAGAACTCTGTGCGTGACCCCAAGCTTCAACTGGAAGACATGAAGGCTAAACTGGCCGCATGCCTACGTATACGCAAGCGCGTTTTGGAGATCATCGAGGAATATGGGTTGGACGCTTTTCTGGTCACCATGCGCGAGACTCTTGAATACACAGCGGACGAGGTGCGGCGGAGGTTGGCTGCCCTACCTGATGGCAAGACGCGCGTCGTGTTGTTCGCAGATGGCACACTACGAGAGAACGTTATTGCCAAAATTAACTGTACCGTAGAGAAGCGGGGACAGGAGTTGATTATCGACTTCCGTGGTTCGGCACCGCAGTTTCTCAACAGGGCTACCAATACTGTCCTTGCTTCCCTCAAAGGGATGATCGCACAGGTGTTTCTCAACTACATGTGGCCAGATTTGCCTCGTAACCAGGCTGTTCTTGTGCCGGTGACCTTTTTGACCGATGAAGGTTCGATTGTCGATTGTACGCCAGAAGCGCCGAACGCCCAGAGCATGATGTCTTTCTTTCCGGCATTTACAGCAGTTGATCACTGTTTGCAAAAGCTGCTTTTCAATAACCTGATGAATGGAAACCCAGCGAAGGCCAGCGATGTTCACGCCAGTTGGTGGAACATGATTTCGGGGTTCATCTATGGTGGCTACACGCAGCACGGTTTTTATGTCGGAAACATAACCACTGATATTAATGGCATGAGCGGTGGTGCACGTTGGAACCGCGATGGAGAGCCTTCCTTGAACCCTATTTTTGCCGCTTATGTGGATTTGGGTGAAACGGAGCTTCTGGAAGACGAGCTTCCTTTTGTGTGTCTCAGCTACCGCCGTTTGATGGCTGATAACCACGGCTTTGGTAAATACCGCGGCGGCAGTGGTTACATGCAGATCGTGACGCACAAGGATACTCCACTGTGGGGATGGATGAATACCACGATTGGCAGCAAGTTCCCAACAGTACTGGGTTTGTTCGGCGGGTATGCTGCTCCTACTCAGCCATTGTGCAAGGTGAGGGGAGTGAATGTTCTGGAACTTTTGCGCAATGACCCTGCCTTGACTGCTTACGACATCGTCGAGATCATGAACGAGAAGCCTTTTCCTGGCCAGTACAGTACTCACCATACCGGTCTTCAGTTGGAGATTGTACAGCCGGGAGAGATGTATATGCAGGCGCAAGGAGGCGGTGGCGGATACGGGGACGTCTTGGAGAGGGATCCGGATCTTGTTATGGCAGACTTGCAGCAAGGGCGCATCTCCCACTGGGTGGCCCAGAACATTTACAAGGTGGCCTACGATCCGGAAACTTTGGTTGTTGACCGTGAAGAGACTGAACGCTTGCGCAGTGAAGAACGTCAAGCGCGGTTGCGGCGCGGTGTTCCGTTTCATGAGTTCGTTGCAAAATGGCTGCGTTCGGAGCCTCCCCGGGAGTTGCCTTACTATGGTTCGTGGGAGCGTGACGATGTGGTTTATGGTGGAAATCCTGATGTCAAGATGCCTACCGATTCTCTGCAAGGTATCTTTATGCCATAG
- a CDS encoding AMP-dependent synthetase, whose translation MNIGYLLSRSAAAYPDHPAIVYGNSVLTYREFNDRVNRLVSALHQFGLEAGDRVAIFSPNRPEILEVLFAAWKAGLAAVPMNFRLHRDEVRYILNHSETKVLVYAGVYQDDIDRIAGDLTTIRAAVCLDDLRGDEQRNSFTILDYSRMLNRGEAVEWVAPVDGDDLAWLFYTSGTTGRPKGAMLTHRILLLASLNACADVYPFGHDDIALHAAPLTHGSGLYALPLIAKGGTNVILDAPRFDPETVFASIEKHRVTVLPFMAPTMVKRLIESEALTRYDWRSLRCIVYGGAPMYVEDLTAGIKAFGKIFAQVYGQGECPMTITGLSREEHDLNRPERLASAGTARMGVQVGIQDADGRMLPAGEVGEIVARSDLVMKGYWRNPEATAETIVNGWLRTGDVGYMDEHGYLYILDRTKDMIISGGNNIYPREVEEVLLRHPAVQEVCVFGVPDPEWGEAVKAVVVVRPGYTVTEEELIGHCREHLASYKKPKSVDFVEELPKNAYGKVLKRELRAKYWEGHTRMI comes from the coding sequence ATGAACATCGGCTATCTGTTAAGCCGTTCGGCAGCAGCCTATCCTGATCATCCGGCGATTGTTTACGGTAACTCGGTATTGACCTACCGGGAGTTTAACGATCGCGTCAACCGGCTTGTGAGTGCATTGCACCAGTTTGGCTTGGAAGCAGGAGACCGGGTAGCCATCTTTTCGCCGAACCGCCCAGAGATCCTTGAGGTGCTTTTTGCGGCGTGGAAGGCTGGCCTGGCAGCTGTACCGATGAACTTTCGCCTCCACCGGGACGAGGTGCGCTACATTTTGAACCATAGTGAAACCAAGGTTCTTGTGTATGCGGGTGTGTACCAGGATGATATCGACCGCATTGCTGGGGATCTAACTACGATCCGCGCCGCAGTTTGCCTGGATGACCTAAGGGGCGATGAGCAGAGAAATTCTTTCACAATACTCGATTATAGCCGGATGCTGAATCGGGGAGAGGCTGTCGAATGGGTGGCTCCGGTTGATGGAGACGACTTGGCTTGGCTCTTTTACACCTCGGGTACCACAGGGCGACCCAAAGGAGCCATGCTGACGCATCGCATTCTTTTGTTGGCTTCTTTGAACGCCTGTGCAGACGTCTATCCGTTTGGGCACGACGACATCGCGCTGCATGCGGCGCCGCTCACCCATGGCTCAGGCTTGTACGCCCTTCCCCTGATCGCGAAAGGGGGAACCAACGTGATCCTGGACGCCCCCCGTTTTGATCCGGAAACCGTCTTTGCTTCGATTGAAAAACATCGCGTCACCGTACTTCCGTTCATGGCCCCTACCATGGTGAAGCGGTTGATCGAATCGGAAGCGCTTACCAGATACGACTGGCGCAGCCTGCGGTGCATTGTTTACGGCGGCGCCCCCATGTATGTGGAGGATCTGACAGCGGGAATAAAAGCATTCGGAAAAATTTTCGCGCAGGTATACGGGCAAGGCGAATGCCCCATGACGATTACCGGGCTCAGCCGTGAAGAGCACGACCTTAACCGGCCCGAACGCCTTGCCTCTGCCGGAACTGCCCGCATGGGTGTGCAGGTGGGCATTCAGGATGCCGATGGCCGCATGCTGCCCGCAGGGGAGGTCGGTGAGATTGTCGCGCGAAGTGATCTGGTGATGAAAGGATACTGGCGCAATCCGGAAGCGACCGCCGAAACGATCGTGAACGGGTGGTTGCGTACTGGAGACGTCGGGTACATGGACGAGCACGGTTACCTCTATATCTTGGACCGGACGAAGGACATGATTATCAGCGGCGGAAACAACATCTACCCCCGCGAGGTGGAAGAGGTGCTGTTGCGTCATCCAGCCGTACAAGAGGTTTGTGTGTTCGGTGTCCCGGATCCGGAATGGGGAGAGGCGGTCAAGGCCGTCGTTGTGGTGAGACCGGGGTACACCGTCACAGAAGAGGAGCTTATTGGGCATTGCCGTGAGCATCTTGCCAGTTACAAGAAGCCGAAGTCGGTAGACTTCGTCGAGGAGCTGCCAAAGAACGCCTACGGTAAGGTGCTCAAGCGTGAACTCCGGGCCAAGTACTGGGAAGGGCATACGCGTATGATATAA
- a CDS encoding acetyl-CoA acetyltransferase (Catalyzes the synthesis of acetoacetyl coenzyme A from two molecules of acetyl coenzyme A. It can also act as a thiolase, catalyzing the reverse reaction and generating two-carbon units from the four-carbon product of fatty acid oxidation) has translation MRRVSIIGVGCTPFGKLSGRSIKDLALEACREALADAGVSPDQIEAFYLGNFAGGMLARQELTAALVAGALGIGSVPATKVEGACASGGIALRHGYMMIAAGYYDVVLVAGVEKMTQASTEEVTAALSTAADQQTEGMTGLTFPGFFAAVARRYMHEYGATPEHLAAVAFKNRENAQRNPRAHFYGKTATLDEILSSRLVADPLRLYDCSPISDGACAAVLVANDRVHEFDRQPIDILGSGQATGCTTLQEMDNLCSLEAVIEAARQAYEQAGVGPEDVDVAEVHDCFSIAELIALEDLGLMPRGEAGPRTVAGETRVGGRVTVNPSGGLLSKGHPVGATGLAQVFEIVRQLRGESDNQVPRARIGLTHNVGGTGGVAAVHILGVG, from the coding sequence ATGCGTCGGGTATCGATCATCGGCGTGGGATGCACGCCGTTTGGCAAGCTTAGTGGGCGCTCGATAAAGGACCTGGCTTTAGAGGCCTGTCGGGAGGCTTTGGCTGATGCTGGCGTTTCTCCTGACCAAATCGAAGCCTTTTACCTTGGAAACTTTGCCGGAGGCATGTTGGCGCGGCAAGAGTTGACAGCTGCTTTGGTGGCCGGAGCCCTCGGGATTGGCTCCGTGCCGGCGACGAAGGTGGAGGGGGCTTGTGCATCGGGAGGCATTGCGCTCCGTCATGGCTATATGATGATCGCAGCCGGCTACTACGACGTAGTTCTGGTAGCCGGCGTGGAGAAGATGACGCAGGCCAGTACAGAAGAGGTTACGGCGGCGCTTTCTACGGCGGCCGACCAACAAACGGAGGGTATGACTGGGCTCACCTTTCCCGGATTTTTCGCGGCGGTGGCCCGCCGCTATATGCACGAGTATGGTGCGACGCCGGAACACCTGGCGGCCGTGGCTTTCAAGAACCGGGAAAATGCGCAGCGCAACCCGCGGGCACACTTTTACGGCAAAACCGCTACCCTGGACGAAATCCTGTCATCTCGATTGGTTGCGGATCCCCTTCGCTTGTATGACTGTTCCCCTATCAGTGACGGTGCCTGCGCAGCGGTACTGGTGGCCAACGACCGGGTCCATGAATTCGACCGGCAGCCGATCGACATCTTGGGCTCGGGTCAGGCTACGGGTTGCACGACGCTCCAGGAAATGGATAACCTGTGCAGCTTGGAAGCAGTGATTGAAGCGGCCCGCCAGGCTTACGAACAGGCAGGGGTGGGTCCCGAGGATGTTGACGTGGCGGAGGTACACGACTGCTTCAGCATTGCCGAACTGATCGCGTTGGAGGATCTTGGGCTCATGCCACGGGGAGAGGCGGGTCCTCGCACAGTGGCGGGGGAGACCCGTGTAGGGGGCCGGGTAACGGTGAATCCTTCTGGAGGTCTCCTGTCCAAGGGGCACCCGGTCGGGGCGACCGGCCTGGCTCAAGTGTTCGAGATAGTTCGGCAGTTGCGGGGAGAGTCTGACAACCAGGTGCCCCGTGCACGCATTGGTCTTACGCATAACGTCGGTGGCACTGGTGGAGTTGCCGCAGTGCATATCTTGGGAGTGGGGTGA
- a CDS encoding NAD-dependent dehydratase — protein sequence MKVLIAGANGHTGRLIVELLGKSDRHEAYAMIRDAAQAETLKQLGAKETVLADLEEDVSHAVKGMDAVIFAAGSGSHTGPDKTISVDQEGAKRLVNAAKKEGVAHFIMLSSYGSGDPDALPNLAHYLKAKGEADRYLIESGLTYTIVRPGYLSFDPPTGKVEIAAHFESIAGRDIPRSDVAQVIVSCLDLENAKNKTFELLSGNQPIQDALKAL from the coding sequence ATGAAAGTACTTATTGCAGGCGCAAACGGCCACACAGGCAGATTAATCGTGGAGCTGCTCGGGAAAAGCGATCGCCATGAAGCTTATGCCATGATCAGAGACGCAGCGCAAGCGGAAACATTGAAACAACTTGGCGCCAAAGAAACGGTGTTGGCCGATCTTGAAGAAGATGTTTCGCATGCCGTCAAAGGGATGGATGCGGTGATTTTCGCTGCCGGCTCCGGCTCACATACAGGTCCGGATAAAACGATCTCCGTAGACCAGGAAGGCGCAAAACGCCTGGTAAACGCGGCGAAAAAAGAAGGGGTCGCGCATTTTATCATGCTCAGTTCGTATGGATCCGGCGATCCGGATGCTTTGCCAAATTTGGCCCATTATCTTAAAGCAAAAGGGGAAGCGGACAGATACCTCATCGAAAGCGGATTGACATATACCATCGTTCGTCCGGGCTATCTCAGCTTCGACCCGCCTACGGGGAAAGTGGAAATTGCTGCGCATTTTGAAAGCATTGCAGGAAGAGATATCCCACGCAGCGATGTGGCACAGGTCATCGTATCTTGTCTTGATCTGGAAAATGCCAAAAACAAAACGTTTGAACTCCTTAGCGGCAACCAACCCATCCAAGACGCACTCAAGGCTCTCTGA
- a CDS encoding transcriptional regulator: MEFEKLADLLKALADPTRLKILSLLRTRDCCVCELVSIFNISQPAISKHLRRLKTAGLVQETRKGQWVFYSINEKRLEEIALALSNLPDLSEELRKLEEKGLMVTC; encoded by the coding sequence ATGGAATTTGAAAAATTGGCGGATCTTCTCAAGGCGCTTGCCGATCCGACGAGATTGAAGATTCTTTCGCTGTTGCGGACTCGCGATTGCTGCGTATGTGAGCTGGTCTCCATATTTAATATTTCCCAACCGGCGATCTCGAAACATTTACGTCGTTTGAAAACGGCCGGTTTGGTTCAAGAAACGCGGAAGGGACAGTGGGTGTTCTATTCGATTAACGAGAAAAGGTTAGAGGAGATTGCGCTTGCGTTGTCCAACTTGCCTGATCTGTCTGAGGAGCTGCGGAAATTGGAAGAGAAAGGGCTGATGGTAACTTGCTAG